One part of the Coffea eugenioides isolate CCC68of chromosome 10, Ceug_1.0, whole genome shotgun sequence genome encodes these proteins:
- the LOC113749260 gene encoding SKP1-interacting partner 15 codes for MESSPLNRLPQDTLHQIFSSLPLRQMIICRAVCKSLYTALSSPSFLHLISSSQSHVLSLIALRPSHRSHSHSHLSSHPALHVFDPLSDRWFRFPLNFLPFPSLLPITSSRGLLYLWASSSSSSPNPGPISNKMLIVCNPLTRQFKALPQLGSAWSRHGSVLIGAGPSQVLVLTELATLYSTANSWLKYSSNLPSKPRSPVLIENFILALCDVGSPWRSQWKLFKSMVINRGDQLVQKWTRLEKHEWGDVFDIIKRPRLLVGGKNKVLMIGGLKSSYSLHSACSTILILRLDLESLEWDEAGRMPSEMYRLFQDSSKFKVFGGGNRVCFSAKRVGKLVVWECFEENGCEKTEWRWIDGVPGNGDGLCRGFLLEAQLSAVP; via the coding sequence ATGGAATCTTCCCCACTCAATCGGTTGCCTCAAGACACCCTCCACCAGATCTTTTCTTCCCTGCCACTCCGCCAGATGATCATCTGCAGAGCAGTTTGTAAGTCCCTGTATACCGCTCTTTCTTCTCCATCATTCTTGCACTTGATTTCCAGTTCCCAATCCCATGTGCTTTCCCTAATTGCCCTCCGCCCTTCCCACCGATCCCACTCGCATTCCCACCTGTCTTCCCATCCTGCTCTCCACGTGTTCGACCCTTTGTCTGACAGATGGTTCAGATTTCCCCTCAACTTCCTTCCCTTTCCCTCCCTCCTCCCCATCACCTCCTCTCGTGGCCTGCTCTATCTCTGGGCTTCGTCCTCTAGTTCTTCCCCCAATCCCGGCCCGATCAGTAATAAAATGCTGATTGTTTGCAACCCTTTGACGAGGCAATTCAAGGCCTTACCTCAGCTGGGCTCGGCTTGGTCGCGCCACGGCTCCGTTCTAATCGGAGCTGGCCCCAGCCAAGTTCTGGTTCTTACCGAGCTAGCTACTTTATACTCGACTGCCAATTCTTGGCTCAAGTATTCGTCTAATCTACCTTCCAAGCCGCGAAGCCCTGTTTTGATTGAGAATTTTATACTTGCCCTTTGTGATGTGGGATCGCCATGGCGATCTCAGTGGAAGTTGTTTAAGTCTATGGTGATTAACAGAGGGGATCAGTTGGTCCAGAAATGGACTCGGCTCGAGAAGCACGAGTGGGGCGATGTGTTTGATATAATAAAGCGGCCTAGATTGTTAGTGGGAGGGAAGAATAAGGTTCTCATGATTGGTGGATTGAAGAGTTCTTACTCGCTGCATAGCGCGTGTTCGACAATTTTGATCCTGAGGTTGGATTTGGAGAGTCTAGAGTGGGACGAGGCTGGGCGAATGCCATCAGAAATGTATAGGCTTTTTCAGGATTCGAGTAAGTTTAAGGTGTTTGGAGGGGGAAATCGGGTCTGTTTTTCTGCTAAAAGGGTTGGAAAATTGGTGGTTTGGGAGTGTTTTGAGGAGAATGGCTGTGAAAAGACTGAGTGGCGGTGGATTGATGGTGTCCCTGGAAATGGAGATGGGCTTTGCCGGGGTTTCTTGCTTGAGGCTCAGCTCTCAGCAGTGCCTTAG